In Helianthus annuus cultivar XRQ/B chromosome 8, HanXRQr2.0-SUNRISE, whole genome shotgun sequence, a single genomic region encodes these proteins:
- the LOC110884542 gene encoding disease resistance protein RUN1, producing the protein MESGGVRIIGIWGVGGGGKTTLASAAYAEISHRFEAHCLLENIREESNKHGLTKLQEKFLSLVLKTKDVVGSEIEGRSMIERGLRNKSVLVVLDDVDDLKQLEALARSHAWFGEGSRVIITTRDEHLLTRHADEVYEVSLLSSDEAMELFNKHAYHKDKPIEDYEMLSKEVVSYASGLPLALEILGSFLYDKNKDEWKSALAKLKCIPNVTVTERLKISYDGLEPDHQKLFLDIACFWRRKIMDEAMMVLDACNLHPRIGVKVLIQKSLIKVDSDGLFDIKVFDMHDLVEEMAHYIVRGAHPNNPEKYSRIWKMEDIAYLCDMGADAVPMETEVLAFQSTIGHPGLSDVVASMKKLRWIRIHGYMTSSFPSNFQPRELGYLQLIFSRQKELWHGYKHLPNLKILDLTRSYGLIRTPDFDGLPCLERLILEECESLEEIHPSIGYHKRLVFVNMRWCRALKRFPPIIHMKTLETLDLSRCKQLQQFPDIQSNMSLPNLKILDLRSSLNLIKTPDFEGLPCLERLILVGCKSLEEIHPSIGYHKRLVCVDMSSCSGLKSFPPIIQMQMLETLDLSYCSKLQQFPDIQSNMDSLVTLDLRHTGIEIIPPSVGQLPGLKYLNLSGCKNLVELPDLPSSIAILKAEGCESLESVGDLSYYKWLWKVSLWGCYMLIGGERVLHSMLEGNAAKDRFMNLLLPAVEPSPRIFTRLVTLHLPSNWYSDFSGLLLFLRAATADDEYRFSHYIDIKQVSTFDYSEESDEDQEQSFKVKVAGFDFEITYRPGHHNAAADALSHMSHAAFFAHSRVEPSLIATLRVANSDDPYLKSIQMKCTSAPQLVIIL; encoded by the exons ATGGAGTCAGGTGGGGTACGCATTATTGGAATATGGGGAGTTGGGGGTGGTGGTAAGACTACTCTCGCATCTGCTGCTTATGCGGAAATCTCTCACCGATTTGAAGCTCACTGCCTTCTTGAAAATATTCGTGAGGAGTCAAACAAGCATGGTTTGACAAAGTTGCAAGAAAAATTTCTCTCACttgttttgaaaacaaaagacgtGGTAGGGAGTGAGATAGAAGGAAGAAGCATGATAGAAAGAGGGTTACGTAATAAAAGTGTTTTAGTTGTTCTTGACGATGTTGATGACCTCAAGCAACTAGAGGCATTAGCCAGATCGCATGCTTGGTTTGGTGAGGGGAGCAGGGTAATAATCACAACCAGGGATGAGCATTTGCTAACCCGCCATGCAGATGAAGTATATGAAGTGAGTTTGTTATCAAGTGACGAGGCTATGGAGCTCTTCAACAAACATGCATATCATAAAGATAAACCTATAGAAGATTACGAGATGCTTTCAAAAGAGGTAGTTTCTTATGCTAGTGGGCTTCCATTAGCACTTGAAATTCTAGGTTCTTTTCTATATGACAAAAACAAGGATGAGTGGAAGAGTGCATTGGCCAAGTTAAAATGCATCCCAAATGTTACAGTCACCGAAAGACTCAAAATAAGTTATGATGGACTTGAACCCGACCATCaaaaattattcttagatattgcTTGTTTTTGGAGGAGAAAAATCATGGATGAGGCAATGATGGTGCTTGATGCTTGTAATTTACACCCTCGTATAGGGGTGAAGGTGTTAATTCAAAAGTCTCTCATAAAAGTTGATTCAGATGGACTATTTGACATAAAAGTATTTGATATGCATGACTTGGTAGAAGAAATGGCTCACTACATTGTTAGAGGGGCACACCCTAATAATCCTGAAAAGTATAGCAGGATTTGGAAGATGGAAGACATAGCATACCTCTGTGACATGGGGGCAGATGCAGTGCCAATG GAAACTGAAGTATTAGCTTTCCAAAGTACTATTGGTCATCCGGGTCTATCTGATGTTGTTGCAAGCATGAAGAAACTTCGGTGGATTCGTATTCATGGGTATATGACATCTTCATTCCCATCAAATTTTCAGCCAAGAGAGCTTGGTTATCTACAGTTGATATTCAGCCGACAAAAAGAACTGTGGCATGGGTATAAG CATCTACCAAATTTGAAAATTCTTGATCTTACGAGATCATATGGACTAATCAGGACACCAGATTTTGACGGCCTTCCATGTCTTGAAAGATTGATTTTAGAGGAGTGTGAGAGTTTAGAAGAGATTCATCCATCAATTGGATATCACAAAAGGCTTGTTTTCGTGAACATGAGATGGTGTAGAGCACTTAAAAGGTTTCCACCCATCATACACATGAAAACATTGGAGACTCTTGATCTCAGTCGTTGCAAACAACTTCAACAGTTTCCGGATATCCAGTCGAACATG AGTCTACCAAATTTAAAAATTCTTGATCTTCGAAGCTCTCTTAACCTAATCAAGACACCAGATTTTGAAGGCCTTCCATGTCTTGAAAGATTGATTTTAGTGGGTTGTAAGAGTTTAGAAGAGATTCATCCATCAATTGGATATCACAAGAGGCTTGTTTGCGTGGATATGAGCAGCTGTTCAGGACTTAAAAGCTTTCCACCCATCATACAGATGCAAATGTTGGAGACTCTTGATCTCTCTTATTGCAGTAAACTTCAACAGTTTCCGGATATCCAGTCGAACATGGATAGCTTGGTAACCCTTGATTTGCGTCATACTGGTATAGAAATAATCCCACCGTCAGTTGGACAACTCCCAGGTCTCAAGTATCTCAATCTATCAGGCTGCAAGAACCTTGTAGAATTGCCAGACCTCCCATCAAGCATAGCTATTCTCAAAGCAGAAGGTTGTGAATCACTTGAAAGTGTAGGAGATTTATCATACTATAAATGGCTGTGGAAAGTCTCACTTTGGGGTTGCTATATGTTGATTGGTGGTGAGAGGGTACTACATTCTATGCTTGAG GGAAATGCAGCTAAAGATCGCTTTATGAATCTCTTACTTCCCGCGGTAGAACCATCGCCACGTATTTTTACGAGATTAGTTACATTGCATCTTCCAAGCAACTGGTACAGTGACTTTAGTGGACTTTTATTATTCTTACGTGCTGCTACTGCTGATGATGAGTATCGGTTTAGTCATTACATAGATATTAAGCAGGTGTCCACATTTGATTACTCTGAAGAGTCGGATGAAGATCAGGAACAAT CATTCAAGGTGAAGGTGGCTGGCTTTGACTTCGAAATCACTTATCGCCCCGGTCATCACAACGCTGCAGCTGATGCTTTATCTCACATGTCTCATGCAGCCTTCTTTGCTCACTCTCGTGTTGAACCGTCCTTAATTGCTACACTCCGGGTGGCTAATTCTGATGATCCGTATCTCAAGTCCATTCAAATGAAGTGCACCTCTGCACCACAGCTGGTCATAATTCTGTGA